A region from the Hypericibacter adhaerens genome encodes:
- a CDS encoding ComEC/Rec2 family competence protein: protein MSGTALTIPTLGLGRIGLRLGRWFAAERDQWLLWAPVALGTGVAVYFGLREEPPLWLGPGLAVLGILLCLLCRRQPGLMGLAAAMTLVALGFGAAGLRTAWVAAPILERDIGPVRIAGRILDIEPLPSGQRLVLADPVIAGIAPDATPARLRIKLMRETPGLTPGDRVSLLGKLSPPAPPFAPGGFDFQRDAFFNGIGAIGFAFGGAEVETPGEIAAGRLDTVIADIRAAISARILAVLPDQEGAMAVALVTGTQTAIDKPVMTAMRDSGLAHLLSISGLHVGFVAAILFFCTRALMALWPSLALRHPIKKWAALAAILGAGFYTLLAGSPIPTQRAFLMTGLVLLAVLVDRVAFSMRLIAWAAFVVLLIRPDAMIGPSFQMSFAAVMALIAAYEGSREWRAGLRADAGPIRRTSLYLGGLVATSLIAGAATAPFAIYHFNRFSEYSVLANLMAIPLTGFWVMPWAVAACLLMPFGLEALALVPMGWGIDGIIWIAQTVAALPGAVLMLPAMPLAGLIMVTLGGLWLCLWHRPWRYAGIVPILAGMATMLLTQTPDILVAEDGKLLAVKAPDGELVLNTQRSSLAAETWLRRAGQSESDRWPGQGAGAGGRLACDPLGCLYRNEGHLVALAWSTEALPEDCNRADLVIALEPVRTPCPSAGRVIDRFDLWRQGGHAIWLEPGAVEVETVAESRGNRPWVARPLTDGDSATDEEN, encoded by the coding sequence ATGAGCGGGACCGCCTTGACCATCCCGACCCTGGGACTGGGTCGGATCGGGCTGCGCCTGGGCCGCTGGTTCGCGGCCGAGCGCGACCAGTGGCTGCTTTGGGCGCCCGTGGCGCTCGGAACCGGCGTGGCGGTCTATTTCGGCCTGCGGGAGGAGCCGCCGCTCTGGCTCGGGCCGGGCTTGGCCGTTCTGGGAATCCTGCTCTGCCTCCTTTGCCGGCGGCAGCCAGGCTTGATGGGGCTCGCCGCCGCGATGACCTTGGTGGCGCTCGGGTTCGGCGCCGCCGGCCTTCGCACCGCCTGGGTGGCGGCCCCGATCCTCGAGCGCGATATCGGGCCTGTCCGGATCGCGGGGCGCATCCTCGATATCGAGCCGCTGCCGTCGGGCCAGCGGCTGGTGCTGGCCGATCCCGTCATCGCCGGGATCGCCCCCGACGCAACCCCCGCACGCCTGCGCATCAAGCTGATGCGCGAGACGCCCGGGCTGACGCCGGGAGACCGCGTTTCCCTGCTGGGCAAGCTCTCGCCGCCGGCACCGCCCTTCGCGCCCGGCGGGTTCGATTTCCAGCGCGATGCGTTCTTCAACGGCATCGGCGCCATCGGCTTCGCGTTCGGCGGTGCCGAGGTCGAAACACCGGGCGAGATCGCGGCCGGCCGGCTCGACACCGTCATTGCCGATATCCGCGCGGCGATCTCGGCGCGGATCCTGGCCGTGCTGCCGGATCAGGAGGGCGCGATGGCGGTCGCCCTCGTCACCGGTACGCAGACCGCGATCGACAAGCCGGTCATGACCGCGATGCGCGATTCCGGCCTCGCGCATCTATTGTCGATCTCCGGCCTTCATGTGGGCTTCGTGGCGGCGATCCTGTTCTTCTGCACTCGGGCCCTGATGGCGCTGTGGCCCTCCCTGGCGCTGCGCCACCCGATCAAGAAATGGGCGGCACTCGCAGCGATCCTCGGCGCCGGATTCTACACGCTGCTGGCCGGCAGCCCGATCCCGACCCAGCGCGCCTTCCTCATGACCGGGCTCGTGCTGCTGGCGGTGCTGGTCGACCGTGTCGCTTTCTCGATGCGGTTGATCGCCTGGGCCGCCTTCGTCGTGCTTCTGATCCGGCCGGACGCGATGATCGGTCCCAGCTTCCAGATGTCCTTCGCGGCCGTCATGGCGCTGATCGCGGCCTACGAGGGCAGCCGCGAATGGCGGGCGGGCTTGCGCGCCGATGCGGGGCCGATCCGACGCACGTCCCTCTATCTCGGTGGTCTGGTCGCGACGAGCCTGATCGCCGGTGCCGCCACGGCGCCCTTCGCGATCTATCACTTCAACCGTTTCAGCGAATACAGTGTGCTCGCCAATCTCATGGCGATACCGCTGACCGGATTCTGGGTCATGCCCTGGGCCGTCGCCGCCTGCCTGCTGATGCCCTTCGGGCTGGAGGCGCTGGCGCTCGTTCCGATGGGCTGGGGCATCGACGGCATCATCTGGATCGCGCAAACGGTCGCGGCCCTGCCGGGTGCGGTCCTCATGCTGCCCGCCATGCCGCTCGCGGGGCTGATCATGGTCACGCTCGGCGGGCTTTGGCTTTGCCTCTGGCATCGACCCTGGCGCTATGCCGGGATCGTCCCGATCCTGGCCGGCATGGCGACGATGCTGCTGACGCAGACCCCCGACATCCTGGTCGCCGAGGATGGCAAGCTCCTCGCGGTGAAGGCGCCCGACGGGGAGCTGGTGCTCAACACGCAACGCAGCAGCCTCGCCGCGGAAACCTGGTTGCGGCGGGCGGGTCAGAGCGAGAGCGACCGCTGGCCTGGCCAGGGAGCAGGGGCCGGGGGCCGGCTCGCCTGCGACCCGCTCGGATGCCTTTATCGGAACGAGGGCCATCTGGTGGCGCTGGCCTGGAGCACCGAGGCGCTGCCGGAGGATTGCAACCGCGCCGACCTCGTCATCGCGCTCGAGCCGGTGCGCACGCCATGTCCTTCGGCCGGCCGCGTCATCGATCGCTTCGATCTGTGGCGGCAAGGCGGCCATGCGATCTGGCTCGAGCCGGGCGCGGTCGAGGTCGAGACCGTGGCGGAGAGCCGGGGCAACCGTCCTTGGGTGGCGCGCCCGCTCACCGATGGCGATTCCGCGACGGACGAGGAGAATTAG
- a CDS encoding phytanoyl-CoA dioxygenase family protein, with translation MLSEAQIDQFWRDGYLVVPNAVTPDQLDGLRREVAGWVEESRHHRSPFGPPTLDGRPRFDMGEEHSAERPALRRINNPSDISAAYMEVVKNSAMTDMVADLIGPDVKFHHCKINLKLPGTNTEVGYHQDFAYTPHTNDDLVTSLLMLDDMTAENGCLKVIPGSHRGPLYSLYDGERFTGAVAPAVERRFKPEEVSVMGPAGSVCFMHTCLLHGSDANRSTRSRGLYICVMSAADAFPLSRNVMANPNEGMILRGHPTRTARLEARDIELPIAYKQASFFVVQGQRSASAGGRT, from the coding sequence ATGCTCAGCGAGGCGCAGATCGACCAGTTCTGGCGCGACGGATATCTGGTGGTCCCGAATGCGGTGACGCCGGACCAGCTCGACGGGCTGCGCCGGGAGGTCGCGGGCTGGGTCGAGGAGAGCCGGCATCACCGCTCGCCCTTCGGTCCCCCCACCCTCGACGGACGGCCGCGCTTCGACATGGGCGAGGAGCATTCGGCCGAACGGCCGGCGCTGCGGCGGATCAACAATCCCTCCGACATCTCCGCCGCCTATATGGAGGTGGTGAAGAATTCCGCCATGACCGACATGGTGGCGGACCTGATCGGCCCCGATGTGAAGTTCCATCACTGCAAGATCAATCTCAAGCTGCCGGGCACCAACACCGAGGTCGGCTATCACCAGGACTTCGCTTATACGCCCCACACCAACGACGACCTGGTCACGTCGCTGCTGATGCTCGACGACATGACCGCCGAGAATGGCTGCCTCAAGGTCATTCCCGGCAGCCATCGGGGACCGCTCTACTCGCTCTATGACGGCGAGCGCTTCACCGGCGCGGTCGCTCCGGCGGTCGAGCGCCGCTTCAAGCCCGAGGAGGTCTCGGTGATGGGGCCGGCCGGCAGCGTCTGTTTCATGCATACCTGCCTGCTGCACGGGTCGGACGCGAACCGCTCGACCCGGTCGCGCGGCCTCTATATCTGCGTCATGAGCGCCGCCGACGCCTTCCCGCTTTCCAGGAACGTGATGGCCAATCCCAACGAAGGCATGATCCTGCGCGGCCACCCGACCCGCACGGCCCGGCTCGAAGCCCGCGACATCGAGCTGCCGATCGCCTATAAGCAGGCCTCGTTCTTCGTCGTCCAGGGACAGCGCTCGGCCTCGGCCGGCGGCCGTACCTGA
- the gltX gene encoding glutamate--tRNA ligase: MTVITRFAPSPTGYLHIGGARTALFNWLYSRHHKGKVLLRIEDTDRQRSTEAAISAIIDGLNWLGLDFDAAPVFQFARAPRHAEVARSLLEKGRAYYCYCTPAELQAMRDQAKAEGKPMRYNGYWRDRDPREAPPGVAPVIRLKAPQSGETVVMDQVQGEVRVGNEQLDDMVLLRGDGTPTYMLSVVVDDHDMAITHVIRGDDHLTNTFRQVQLYQALDWHIPTFAHIPLIHGPDGAKLSKRHGALGVDAYRDMGYLPEALRNYLLRLGWAHGDDEIISTEQAIEWFDLPAVGRSPSRFDFAKLDNLNGHYLRLADNARLADLTLPRIEKRLGGPADAQGKQRLLAGMNGLKERAKTLEQLADSALFYFKSRPLAFEPKAQALLTPGARTALAALMNRFEGLPEWSAATLEAATRTYAQEAGIKLGDVAQPLRAALTGQTTSPPIFEVAALFGRSETLARIKDIAA, from the coding sequence ATGACTGTCATCACCCGCTTCGCCCCCTCGCCCACCGGTTATCTCCATATCGGCGGGGCGAGGACCGCGCTGTTCAATTGGCTCTATTCCCGCCACCACAAGGGCAAGGTGCTGCTGCGCATCGAGGATACCGACCGCCAGCGCTCCACCGAGGCCGCGATCTCGGCCATCATCGACGGGCTGAACTGGCTCGGGCTCGATTTCGACGCAGCCCCGGTGTTCCAGTTCGCTCGCGCCCCGCGTCACGCCGAGGTCGCCCGCTCGCTGCTCGAGAAGGGCCGGGCCTATTACTGCTACTGCACGCCCGCCGAGCTGCAGGCGATGCGCGACCAGGCCAAGGCCGAAGGCAAGCCGATGCGCTACAACGGCTACTGGCGCGATCGCGATCCGCGCGAAGCGCCGCCGGGCGTGGCGCCGGTGATCCGCCTCAAGGCCCCGCAATCGGGCGAGACCGTGGTGATGGACCAGGTCCAGGGCGAGGTGCGGGTCGGCAACGAGCAGCTCGACGACATGGTGCTGCTGCGCGGCGACGGCACGCCGACCTACATGCTGTCGGTCGTGGTCGACGATCATGACATGGCGATCACCCATGTGATCCGCGGCGACGACCATCTGACCAACACCTTCCGCCAGGTCCAGCTCTACCAGGCGCTCGACTGGCACATCCCGACCTTCGCGCATATTCCGCTGATCCACGGGCCGGACGGTGCCAAGCTCTCCAAGCGCCATGGCGCGCTCGGCGTCGATGCCTACCGGGATATGGGCTATCTGCCGGAAGCGTTGCGCAACTACCTGCTGCGGCTCGGCTGGGCCCATGGCGACGACGAGATCATCTCGACCGAGCAGGCGATCGAATGGTTCGACCTGCCCGCCGTCGGCCGCTCGCCTTCGCGCTTCGACTTCGCCAAGCTCGACAATCTCAACGGCCATTATCTGCGTCTCGCCGACAATGCGCGGCTGGCCGATCTCACCCTGCCGCGGATCGAGAAGCGGCTGGGCGGGCCTGCAGACGCGCAAGGCAAGCAGCGCCTCCTGGCCGGCATGAACGGCCTCAAGGAGCGGGCCAAGACCCTCGAGCAACTGGCCGACAGCGCCTTGTTCTACTTCAAGTCTCGCCCCCTCGCCTTCGAGCCCAAGGCCCAGGCCTTGCTGACGCCGGGCGCGCGAACGGCCTTGGCCGCGCTGATGAACCGGTTCGAGGGCTTGCCGGAATGGTCCGCGGCGACCCTGGAGGCGGCCACGCGCACTTATGCTCAAGAAGCAGGCATCAAGCTCGGCGATGTCGCCCAGCCGCTGCGTGCGGCCTTGACCGGTCAGACCACATCGCCGCCGATCTTCGAGGTCGCGGCATTGTTCGGGCGAAGCGAAACCCTCGCTCGAATCAAGGACATCGCCGCCTGA
- the gltA gene encoding citrate synthase gives MATKSGAKTELQSKDKVTVTDHRSGKSFDLPVLDGTLGPSVIDVRKLYGDDGYFTYDPGFTSTGSCQSKITYIDGENGVLLHRGYPIEELAEHSDFMEVCYLLLHGELPTAKEKKDFEHNITYHTMLHEQIHAIYRGFRRDAHPMALMVGVVGALSAFYHDSLDISDARQREIASHRLIAKVPTIAAMAYKYSVGQPFVYPRNDLGFAENFLRMTFAVPAEEYKVNPVVAKAMDKIFILHADHEQNASTSTVRVAGSSGANPFACIAAGIASLWGPAHGGANEAVLAMLRQIGHKDRIPEFIKRAKDKDDPFRLMGFGHRVYKNYDPRAAVIRKSCHEVLDALGIRDEPLLDLAMELERIALHDEYFVERKLFPNVDFYSGIILQAVGFPTSMFTVLFAVARTVGWVAQWNEMIEDPEQRISRPRQLYTGHDKRSYTPINKR, from the coding sequence ATGGCCACAAAGTCTGGCGCAAAAACCGAACTTCAGTCCAAAGACAAGGTCACCGTCACCGACCATCGCAGCGGCAAGAGCTTCGACCTGCCGGTGCTCGACGGCACCTTGGGGCCCTCGGTCATCGATGTGCGCAAGCTCTATGGCGATGACGGCTATTTCACCTACGACCCGGGCTTCACCTCGACCGGCAGCTGCCAGTCGAAGATCACCTATATCGACGGCGAGAACGGCGTGCTGCTCCATCGCGGCTACCCGATCGAGGAGCTGGCCGAGCATAGCGACTTCATGGAGGTCTGCTATCTCCTGCTCCATGGCGAACTGCCGACCGCCAAGGAGAAGAAGGATTTCGAGCACAACATCACCTACCACACGATGCTGCACGAGCAGATCCACGCGATCTATCGCGGGTTCCGCCGCGACGCGCATCCGATGGCGCTGATGGTGGGCGTGGTCGGCGCGCTCTCGGCCTTCTATCACGACAGCCTGGATATTTCCGACGCGCGCCAGCGCGAGATCGCCTCGCACCGCCTGATCGCCAAGGTGCCGACGATCGCGGCCATGGCCTACAAATATTCGGTCGGCCAGCCCTTCGTCTATCCGCGCAACGACCTGGGCTTCGCCGAGAACTTCCTGCGCATGACCTTCGCCGTGCCGGCCGAGGAGTACAAGGTCAATCCGGTCGTCGCCAAGGCGATGGACAAGATCTTCATCCTCCATGCCGATCACGAGCAGAACGCCTCCACCTCGACGGTGCGCGTGGCGGGCTCGAGCGGCGCCAATCCCTTCGCCTGCATCGCGGCCGGCATCGCCTCGCTCTGGGGTCCCGCCCATGGCGGCGCCAACGAGGCCGTGCTCGCCATGCTCCGCCAGATCGGCCACAAGGACCGCATCCCCGAGTTCATCAAGCGCGCGAAGGACAAGGACGATCCCTTCCGCCTGATGGGCTTCGGCCACCGGGTCTACAAGAACTACGATCCGCGCGCGGCGGTGATCCGCAAGTCCTGCCACGAGGTGCTGGATGCGCTGGGCATCCGCGACGAGCCCCTGCTCGACCTCGCCATGGAGCTCGAGCGGATCGCGCTCCATGACGAATATTTCGTCGAGCGCAAGCTGTTCCCGAACGTCGATTTCTATTCGGGCATCATCCTGCAGGCGGTGGGCTTCCCCACCTCGATGTTCACCGTGCTGTTCGCCGTCGCCCGCACCGTCGGCTGGGTGGCGCAGTGGAACGAGATGATCGAGGATCCCGAGCAGCGCATCAGCCGGCCGCGTCAGCTCTATACCGGCCACGACAAGCGCAGCTACACGCCGATCAACAAGCGCTGA
- a CDS encoding AI-2E family transporter, which translates to MALRPSRTEYAVGLTLLAVLVVGCLLVMRPFLTSLLWAVILSYSTWPLYQRLLRRLGGNEFWAALSMTLLVAMVLVVPLAFLGATLAQHVASVAEVVRELLAQGIPEPAPWVDKIPLISTEVRRYWEALAHEGTTYLSAIGPYIGQARVWALQSGATLGRGVLELALSVLVCFFVYRDGQLAADRLHTAAGRFAGARARHLLDVAGSTTKSVVYGIIGTAIAQAAMAAIGFWIAGVPGTLLLGFLTFVLSLIPGGPPLVWVPVTIWLLYTGEPGWAIFMAIWGFFSISGIDNIVRPYLISRESRLPLLLVFLGVIGGVLAFGFIGIFLGPTLLALGFTLLMEWTMGGRKAPEGLPAAKAGPEPPAPSSNEP; encoded by the coding sequence ATGGCGCTGAGACCGTCACGGACCGAATATGCCGTCGGGCTGACGCTCCTGGCGGTGCTGGTGGTGGGCTGCCTCCTGGTGATGCGGCCGTTCCTGACCTCGCTGCTCTGGGCCGTCATCCTCAGCTACAGCACCTGGCCGCTCTACCAGCGTCTCCTGAGGCGGCTCGGCGGGAACGAGTTCTGGGCGGCCCTGTCGATGACGCTGCTGGTGGCGATGGTGCTCGTGGTGCCGCTCGCCTTTCTCGGCGCCACGCTCGCCCAGCATGTCGCCAGCGTCGCCGAAGTGGTCCGCGAGCTGCTCGCGCAGGGCATACCGGAGCCGGCGCCCTGGGTCGACAAGATCCCGCTGATCTCGACGGAAGTCCGCCGCTACTGGGAAGCGCTCGCCCACGAGGGCACGACCTATCTCTCGGCGATCGGGCCTTATATCGGCCAGGCGCGGGTGTGGGCGCTGCAAAGCGGCGCCACGCTCGGCCGCGGCGTGCTGGAGCTGGCGCTCAGCGTGCTGGTCTGCTTCTTCGTCTATCGCGACGGGCAGCTCGCCGCCGACCGGCTGCATACGGCCGCCGGACGTTTTGCCGGCGCGCGGGCGCGCCACCTGCTCGACGTCGCCGGCAGCACCACCAAGAGCGTCGTTTACGGCATCATCGGCACCGCGATCGCCCAGGCGGCCATGGCGGCGATCGGTTTCTGGATCGCCGGCGTGCCCGGCACGCTGCTGCTGGGTTTCCTCACCTTCGTCCTGTCGCTCATCCCCGGCGGTCCGCCGCTGGTCTGGGTCCCGGTCACCATCTGGCTTCTCTATACCGGCGAGCCCGGCTGGGCGATCTTCATGGCGATCTGGGGCTTCTTCAGCATCAGCGGCATCGACAACATCGTCCGCCCCTATCTCATCAGCCGGGAGAGCCGCCTGCCGCTGCTGCTGGTTTTCCTGGGCGTGATCGGCGGCGTGCTGGCCTTCGGCTTCATCGGCATCTTCCTCGGCCCGACCTTGCTGGCGCTGGGATTCACGCTGCTCATGGAGTGGACCATGGGCGGCCGCAAGGCGCCGGAGGGCCTGCCGGCCGCAAAGGCCGGTCCGGAGCCGCCGGCCCCGTCCTCGAACGAGCCATGA
- the gloA gene encoding lactoylglutathione lyase — translation MNTAAHDAQPRLLHTMLRVLDLDKSIDFYTRLLGMKLLRRKDYPSGEFTLAFVGFGDENDTAVIELTHNWGQKEPYQLGTAFGHLAIGVGDIYGTCERLAKEGVKIPRPPGPMKHGGSVIAFVEDPDGYKIELIEKSL, via the coding sequence ATGAACACCGCCGCCCATGATGCCCAGCCGCGTCTCCTGCATACGATGTTGCGCGTGCTCGATCTCGACAAATCGATCGATTTCTACACCCGCCTGCTCGGCATGAAGCTGCTGCGGCGGAAGGACTATCCCAGCGGGGAATTCACGCTCGCCTTCGTCGGCTTCGGCGACGAGAACGACACCGCCGTCATCGAACTGACCCACAATTGGGGGCAGAAGGAGCCCTATCAGCTGGGAACCGCCTTCGGCCATCTCGCCATCGGTGTCGGCGACATCTATGGCACCTGCGAGCGGCTGGCCAAGGAAGGCGTCAAGATCCCGCGCCCGCCGGGCCCGATGAAGCATGGCGGCAGCGTCATCGCCTTCGTCGAGGATCCGGACGGGTACAAGATCGAGCTGATCGAGAAGTCCCTCTAA
- the lpxB gene encoding lipid-A-disaccharide synthase → MTSSAAASSQEAGAAPARIFLVAGEPSGDRLGAQLMAALKRRLGAVAFSGIGGEAMAGEGLRSLFPMRELTLMGFAEVLPHLPRLVRRLRQTAATIRQDRPDLVVTIDSPGFNGRLLDRLRGSGVATAHYGAPAIWAWRPGRLRRWVGRMDRLLAILPFEPPLFTAAGIDCRYVGHPVLEREPVTPDRIRDFRRRLSIADGAPVVALLPGSRRGELQHILPVLKETAARLQREEPRLHFLVPTLPQLAAALRSAFASWQRPPLLIETEAGRQEALAVADLALAASGTVTLELAAAGTPMVIVYRTGLISAAIIRRWALVRYAGLPNLLLDRPLVPEFLQERCEPDALVKAALTLLRDPAAGAAQKAGFREIMARLAIEGRPSERAASLLAELLARPAPRL, encoded by the coding sequence GTGACCTCGTCCGCCGCGGCATCGTCGCAGGAGGCCGGCGCCGCACCGGCTCGGATCTTCCTCGTGGCGGGCGAGCCCTCCGGCGATCGCCTGGGCGCGCAGCTCATGGCCGCGCTCAAGCGTCGCCTGGGCGCGGTCGCGTTCTCCGGCATCGGCGGCGAGGCGATGGCGGGCGAGGGGCTGCGAAGCCTCTTCCCGATGCGCGAGCTGACGCTGATGGGATTTGCCGAGGTGCTGCCGCACCTGCCGCGCCTGGTGCGGCGGCTGCGCCAGACGGCGGCAACGATCCGCCAGGATCGCCCCGATCTCGTCGTCACCATCGATTCCCCCGGCTTCAATGGCCGCCTGCTCGATCGGCTGCGCGGCAGCGGCGTCGCGACCGCCCATTACGGCGCGCCCGCGATCTGGGCCTGGCGACCGGGGCGGCTGCGCCGCTGGGTCGGGCGCATGGACCGCCTGCTCGCGATCCTGCCGTTCGAGCCGCCGCTTTTCACCGCCGCCGGCATCGATTGCCGCTATGTCGGACACCCGGTCCTCGAACGCGAGCCGGTGACGCCCGACCGGATCCGCGATTTCCGCCGGCGGCTCTCCATCGCCGACGGCGCTCCGGTTGTCGCACTTCTGCCGGGCAGCCGGCGCGGGGAGCTGCAGCATATCCTCCCGGTGCTGAAGGAAACCGCGGCACGGCTGCAGCGCGAGGAGCCTCGGCTGCATTTCCTGGTGCCGACGCTACCGCAGCTTGCAGCGGCATTGAGATCGGCCTTCGCATCCTGGCAGCGTCCTCCCCTGCTGATCGAGACCGAGGCCGGGAGACAGGAGGCTCTGGCGGTGGCCGACCTGGCACTCGCCGCATCCGGCACCGTGACCCTGGAGCTGGCGGCGGCCGGCACGCCCATGGTCATCGTCTATCGCACCGGGCTGATTTCGGCCGCGATCATCCGGCGATGGGCCCTGGTTCGTTATGCGGGGCTGCCCAACCTGCTGCTCGACCGGCCGCTGGTTCCCGAATTCTTGCAAGAACGTTGCGAACCTGACGCGCTCGTCAAGGCGGCGCTGACATTGCTGCGCGATCCCGCGGCTGGAGCCGCGCAAAAGGCCGGCTTCCGGGAGATCATGGCGCGGCTGGCCATCGAGGGACGGCCCAGCGAGCGCGCCGCTTCGCTGCTGGCGGAGTTGCTGGCGAGGCCGGCCCCCCGCCTGTAG
- a CDS encoding LpxI family protein, producing the protein MVATDAPKLGIIAGAGILPRRIADRCLARGRDFLLLLLDGHADPALQSGLAFQTVRLGAVGEIFDRLRKAGCREVVFAGKVERPSWRALRPDWRAAKFMAEFALKADKGDDALMTAIVAACEAEGFVVRAPSEVLDEDRLASGPLGRLSPTVEQSADIALGAKVARTLGRLDIGHAAVVQDGLVLGVEAVEGTDALIERSGKLRRDGAGPVLVKVSKPQQESRADPPTIGPATIACAAAAGFSGIAIGADSTLVIDLEATVAAADKAGLFLVAIETGE; encoded by the coding sequence ATGGTCGCTACTGACGCGCCGAAGCTCGGCATCATCGCCGGGGCTGGCATCTTGCCGCGCCGGATCGCCGACCGATGTCTCGCCCGGGGCCGCGACTTTCTGCTCCTGCTGCTCGACGGCCATGCCGACCCGGCGCTCCAGTCCGGCCTCGCGTTCCAGACCGTGCGGCTTGGCGCCGTGGGCGAGATATTCGACCGGCTGCGCAAGGCCGGCTGCCGCGAGGTCGTGTTCGCGGGCAAGGTCGAGCGTCCCTCCTGGCGCGCGCTGCGGCCCGACTGGCGCGCGGCCAAGTTCATGGCCGAGTTCGCGCTCAAGGCCGACAAGGGCGACGACGCGCTCATGACGGCGATCGTGGCCGCCTGCGAAGCGGAGGGATTCGTTGTCCGGGCGCCGTCCGAGGTTCTGGACGAGGACCGCCTGGCGTCGGGCCCCTTGGGCCGCCTGTCGCCGACCGTGGAACAGAGTGCCGATATCGCGCTCGGTGCCAAGGTCGCCCGCACCCTCGGGCGCCTCGATATCGGCCATGCGGCGGTCGTTCAGGACGGTCTCGTCCTGGGCGTCGAGGCGGTCGAGGGAACCGACGCGCTGATCGAGCGCAGCGGCAAGCTTCGCCGCGACGGCGCCGGGCCGGTGCTGGTGAAGGTCAGCAAGCCGCAGCAGGAAAGCCGTGCCGATCCGCCCACCATAGGCCCCGCCACGATCGCCTGCGCCGCCGCTGCCGGTTTCTCGGGGATCGCGATCGGCGCGGACAGCACGCTGGTGATCGACCTCGAGGCCACGGTCGCCGCGGCCGACAAGGCCGGGCTGTTCCTCGTCGCGATCGAGACGGGCGAGTGA
- the lpxA gene encoding acyl-ACP--UDP-N-acetylglucosamine O-acyltransferase — MGGIHPTAIVAAGAHLSADVEIGPYCVIGPDAVLGRAVELKAHVVIEGRTEIGEGTVVHQFATLGGAPQHLRYEGEPTELKVGRDCRIREYVTINRGTAMGGGRTTVGDNGFFMTGVHIAHDCHIGSHVIMANQATLGGHVSVGDHVVIGGLTAVHQHVRIGAHAMIGGMTPCAEDVVPFGMVVGNPAHLSGLNLVGLKRRGFDRDDILTLRAVYRALFEGPGTFAERTERASAEYAAEPLAQPVLEFVRGGKARSLCKPGQRHGRY, encoded by the coding sequence ATGGGCGGCATCCATCCGACGGCTATTGTCGCAGCGGGTGCCCATCTTTCCGCCGACGTCGAGATCGGCCCTTACTGCGTCATCGGTCCCGACGCGGTGCTCGGTCGCGCTGTCGAGCTCAAGGCTCATGTGGTGATCGAAGGCCGCACCGAGATCGGCGAAGGCACGGTCGTTCACCAGTTCGCGACCTTGGGCGGGGCGCCGCAGCATCTGCGCTATGAAGGCGAGCCGACCGAGCTGAAGGTGGGGCGCGATTGCCGGATCCGCGAATATGTGACCATCAATCGCGGCACGGCCATGGGGGGCGGGCGGACCACGGTCGGCGACAACGGCTTCTTCATGACCGGCGTCCATATCGCCCATGACTGCCATATCGGATCGCATGTCATCATGGCGAACCAGGCGACGCTGGGCGGCCATGTGAGCGTCGGCGACCATGTGGTGATCGGCGGGCTGACGGCCGTGCACCAGCATGTCCGCATCGGCGCCCATGCCATGATCGGCGGGATGACGCCTTGCGCCGAGGATGTCGTGCCGTTCGGCATGGTGGTCGGCAACCCGGCGCATCTGTCGGGCCTCAATCTGGTCGGCCTCAAGCGGCGCGGCTTCGACCGCGACGACATCCTGACGCTGCGGGCCGTCTATCGTGCCCTGTTCGAAGGGCCCGGCACCTTCGCCGAGCGCACCGAGCGGGCCTCGGCGGAATATGCGGCCGAGCCCCTGGCCCAGCCCGTGCTCGAGTTCGTCCGCGGCGGCAAAGCCCGATCGCTTTGCAAGCCGGGACAGCGCCATGGTCGCTACTGA
- the fabZ gene encoding 3-hydroxyacyl-ACP dehydratase FabZ: protein MSESAAQGRTIGAVDVMRVMEMIPHRYPFLLIDKAVDLIADVSAVGIKNVSINEAFFQGHFARQPVMPGVLIIEAMAQTAAVLVAHTLGKAAEGKLVYFMSVDGARFRRPVVPGDQMRVHVTKDRNRGSVWKFNGEAKVDGNVVAEATITAMIRDD, encoded by the coding sequence ATGAGCGAGAGCGCGGCTCAGGGCCGAACGATCGGCGCGGTGGATGTGATGCGGGTCATGGAGATGATCCCTCACCGCTACCCGTTCCTGCTGATCGACAAGGCGGTCGACCTGATCGCCGACGTGAGCGCCGTCGGCATCAAGAACGTGTCGATCAACGAAGCCTTCTTCCAGGGCCATTTCGCGCGCCAGCCCGTCATGCCGGGCGTGCTGATCATCGAGGCCATGGCGCAGACCGCGGCCGTCCTGGTGGCCCATACCCTGGGCAAGGCCGCCGAGGGCAAGCTCGTCTATTTCATGTCGGTGGACGGGGCGCGCTTCCGGCGCCCGGTGGTCCCCGGGGACCAGATGCGGGTTCACGTCACCAAGGACAGGAACCGCGGCAGCGTCTGGAAATTCAACGGCGAAGCCAAGGTCGACGGCAATGTGGTCGCCGAGGCGACCATCACGGCCATGATCAGGGATGATTGA